In Hyphomicrobiales bacterium, the sequence CTCTTCCGGTCGTCTGCCTGCCCGGCCTCGCCCGCACGGCCGCCGACTTCCATGAGCTGGCGCTGGCGCTCGCTCAGGACGAGGCCCGGCCGCGCCGCGTGCTCGCGCTCGACTATCGCGGGCGCGGGCTCTCGGAATACGACCGCGACTGGAAGAACTACGATATCCGGATCGAGCTCGACGATCTGATGCAGGTCCTGGTTGCGACCGGGATCGAACAGGCCGTCTTCGTCGGCACCTCGCGCGGCGGGCTTCTGACCATGGCGCTGGCCGCGGCACGCCCCGCCGTGATCCGCGGCGCCGTCTTCAACGATGTCGGCCCGGTCATCGATGCGCGCGGGCTGCTGCGCATCCGCGGCTATGTCGGCAAGCTGCCGACGCCGCGCAGCTTCTCCGAAGGTGCCGAGATCCTGAAACGACTCTCGGACCAGCACTTCACCGCGCTGAGCGAGGCTGAATGGGACGTCATGGCGCGCCGGACATGGACGGACCGCGACGGTACGCTCCGGCCCGACTATGACGACCGCCTGATGAAAGTGCTTGAGGAGCTCGATCTGGAGGCGCCCCTGCCGGTGCTGTGGACCTATTTCGACGCGCTCAAGGATGTTCCGCTGCTGGCGATCCGTGGCGCCAACTCGGACCTTCTGGCTGAAGCCACCTTGCATGAGATGGGCGAACGACACCCTGATTGCGAAACCGTCACGGTCGCCGGACAGGGCCATGCGCCGTTGTTGGGTTCCAAGGATATCATCCGCCGGATCGGTAAGCTGATCGCCCGCGCCGAGCGCCGAACCGCCTGAACACACCCCGCCTGAACACTCCGGCTCGCGGCAAGCTCAGCCGCGGCCGCGAGCACCGCTGCCACCGTCGCT encodes:
- a CDS encoding Alpha/beta hydrolase; amino-acid sequence: MTAESDFVSRFVSARDGLKLHLRDYGRLEATTLPVVCLPGLARTAADFHELALALAQDEARPRRVLALDYRGRGLSEYDRDWKNYDIRIELDDLMQVLVATGIEQAVFVGTSRGGLLTMALAAARPAVIRGAVFNDVGPVIDARGLLRIRGYVGKLPTPRSFSEGAEILKRLSDQHFTALSEAEWDVMARRTWTDRDGTLRPDYDDRLMKVLEELDLEAPLPVLWTYFDALKDVPLLAIRGANSDLLAEATLHEMGERHPDCETVTVAGQGHAPLLGSKDIIRRIGKLIARAERRTA